Genomic window (Candidatus Poribacteria bacterium):
GTCCCCTACAGATATGAGCTTACTCCCCGGCACAGTAAACGCACGATCATAGCCGTAGTGTTGTATCCTCTGAAAAACGATTTCGTCCTTGAGTCCGGTGGTATCTGGAAGTTGCGCGCATTTATCAGGGTCGTTCCCTGTCATAACCGCTGCGGATGCCAAGACGAGTGCGGCATAACATCCAGCAGTGACATACGCGTCTTCAACCCCTAACCGCTCAGCGATGAATTGTCCCGATTTTTCGAGCAATTCTTCCATTTCAACGTAACTTTCATCCGCTTGGCGCATCGCGTCCCTGACGGTTGCCGAAGGTGTGGACCCGCCTCGGACGGTCTGGTTGCCTGTCGCATTAATGACGGGTCTTGCGCCGAGTTTTTTGTAGATGTTTCCCCAACCTGTATTCGCCATGAGTAGCCTCCTTGCGTAAGGTTTCTCTATAGACATAGCACCCCTACGGGGTGAGAAAATTCTATAGACATATCACCCCTAATGAGGTTTAAAAAATAAATCAGGTAATCTTGGACTACGCGACGTGCGATGAATCGCACTACTACAAACGGAACCTTACTTATCGTGGGAAACCGTTTATAGAACGTCTCGGAATTACCCGTTTAAATTCTTAATCTTCATACGGGGTGAGAAAACGGTTTGAAACTTATGCAAACGTCTAGAATTCGTTAGGTAGCAACTTGGGTTACTCTAATAGAAAACGCAGGATTTGTCAACGAAGTTTCTTTTGTGTCCAGACTTAGAGGATCGTCAATTCATCTTCTTCGCCACTTTCCTCCAAGACCGTTGTTAATTCGGAGGCGACTGCGCCGAACGCTTCGGATTGTGGGGATTCTGGATGTCCAGCGACAATCGGCACGCCGATGTCCCCCGCAGTGCAGACTTCAGCATCAAGGGGAATCTGTCCCAAGAACGCAACCCCGAAGCGTTCGCTCGTATTTTTACCTCCATCTGCTCTAAAGATCTCTGTTTTTTCATTGCAGTGCGGACAGAGGAAGTAACTCATGTTTTCAATGATGCCGAGGATAGGGACACTGAGACGTTCAAACATGGCAACACCGCGTCGGACATCGGCAAGGGCGACATCTTGTGGCGTTGTGACGATGAGCGCGCCGGTGAGGGGAAGTGCTTGCGTCAGAGAGAGCGCGACATCCCCCGTCCCTGGTGGCAGGTCAATGATGAGATAATCGAGTTCTCCCCAATCTACATCGCTGAGAAGTTGGCGGATGGCACCGTGTAACATCGGTCCCCGCCAGATCATCGCCTGCTCTTCGGGCACCATAAATCCAATCGACATGAGTTTAATATCGTGTCGAACGAGCGGAATAATCTTACGTTCGGGACTGGTCTTCGGTTGTTCTTGAATACCCATCATTGTTGGGATACTGGGACCGTAGGCATCTGCATCCAGCAGCCCGACTGTTGCCCCTGTAGTCGCCAAGGAGATGGCGAGATTGGTAGCGACAGTAGATTTCCCGACCCCGCCCTTTCCACTAGCGACGGCGATTTTATACTTGATATTCGGTAATGTGATGTTTTGTTGCTGTGGTTGCTGTTGGGGAGATGTCGGTTGTTGGGGTTGCCGACCCGAAATTTGTGCCCCCGTAACTACCTTCAGGTCGGGATGTGCTTTTGTGGCGGTATCCGACGGGGATTTCGGCATTTTTTTGTCGCCTTTTTTTAGAAATCTCATTTCGTTCTCCTATCATTTTTTTATACGGTATCCAGAAAATGTTGGGTCAATGTCAAGACTAATGTACCACATACCGGAACGTCAACACTACTTTATATGACGCTATAACTCAAAATAGTTTAACACTTTTTCCGATAATTTTGTATAATACGTATACGAAAAAAGCGCGTGATCGATAAAGTTCCTAAATTCAACTTGGAAACCGGGGAATCATCAATCTAATTAAATTGTCATGAATCTCGCGCGCAGCCTTATTGTAAAGGAGTTTTTTATGAACATTCTGATGTTACGCCATTCGGCTGGCTTTGAGCACACTTACTTACCGCATGCGGAAGTCACCCTGAAGGAGATCGGTGCGGCAAACGGTTGGAACGTCACCACAACACACCGATGCGATCGGATTACGGCTGAAAACCTCGAAAACCAAGACATCCTCGCATTTGCGACAACGGGTAATCTTCCGTTTGATGATGCCCAAAAAGAGGCACTATTGAGCTTCGTCCGGAACGGCAAAGCATTCTTTGGCATCCATAACGCCACAGATACTTGCTACGATTGGCCCGAATACGGTGAGATGCTCGGTGGCTATTTCGCGGGGCACCCGTGGCACGAAGAAGTGAACGTGATTGTGGAAGATGGGAACCACCCAGCAACTCGCATGCTGGACAGTAACTTCAAGGTCGTGGATGAAATCTACACCTTCAAAGATTGGGATCGCTCTAAAACACGGGTCCTGATGCGTTTGGACAACGATTCTATTGATCTTTCTCGCGGCAACCGTGAGGACCACGATTATGCCCTCGGCTGGTGTCATACCTACGGAAAAGGGCGCGTGATGTATACGGCACTGGGACACCCCGATTCCCTTTGGAGCGAAAAGTGGTTCCACGAACACATCATAGGCTGTCTGAAATGGGCAGGCGGCTTGGAAGATTAATTGCTACCCAGTCCACGGCACCCTTCGTTAATTAGGCGAGGTTTCAAACCTCGCCAGCAAGAGGAGAGAAGATCAGCGCGGTTCGGAAGCGCGCCTACTCAATTTTCGGTCAACCCGATATAGCACCTGTGGCGCGCAGAAGTGTTTCCTGTACTAACAGTTCGTGTGATACCGGACGATCCGGAGACTGCGTTCCGGCAATGGTCGCTAAAAACGCATCAAGCTCAAGTTCATAGGTGCGCTGACGGCTCTCGCCATCTATCTCAACAATCTGTTCCCCTTGTGAATATCCGTCCTTCGCTTCCTCCAAGCAGAGTCGAATGTTCAATCCCGGTTCAAAGGGTTCAATGATAATAGCACTCCCCTTGCTTCCATAGACTTCAAATCGACGCGCAACGGGTCTCGGTTCCAGAGCAGAAATTGAGATGAATGCCACCGCTTTTTCAAATTCATAGACAGTTAGGGTATTATCCTTGAAAGGTTCGAGCGAACCGCCATCGTTTCGGAGGAAAGAGGTAACCTTTTCCGGTCGCCCGAGAAGCCAAAGCACTTGGTCGAGGACATGTCCACCCAAATCAAAAAAGATACCGCCGACGTGTTGGCTGATACGGGCGCGTGACTCGTGCGGAATATTGGTTGACATGTGCGCTCGAACGGAAAACACATCCCCTAAAAATCCAGACTTCACCCACTCTGCAACCTGTTTAAAGGCGGAGTGATACCGCAACATATACCCCATCTGGACGTGTAGGGATTTTTCTTGGGCGGTGTTGATGACGCGCTGCCACTGCTCCCAGTTTTCACCAGCGGGCTTATCGTACCAGACGTGTTTGCCGGCGTTTACAATCTGCTCGGTCTGATCCAAACTTTCGGCATTGTTCCCCTCTGAAGCCACCGCAACGATCGAGTCATCGTCCAGCATCTCTGCGGCACTCGCGAACCAATGGACATCAGCAAACGTCCCGCCGTCCGCTTGAAGTTTTTCGCGTTGTTGTGCGTCGGGTTCAAACACACCGACGACCTCAACCTCAGGATTGACAAACATTGCCTGTAACTTCCCGCGTGCATGTCCGTGTTTCGTTCCGTACTGTGCCATCCGTATTTTCGCCATAATTCATCTCCCAAATCTGAAATTTGCAACATAGTGCTATCCGGCTATTATACGAACACGAGATGGAAAGTCAAGGAATATTTAGGGAATAGCAATCAGCAATCAGCCGTCAGCGGGGTAACGTATAGGTCAAATCGTACGGGCAACATCTGTCGGGATATTGAGCAAGGGAATCGCGAGCACAGCTCGCTCCTACAATCTGCATTGAACATTGGTTGATTTTTCTTACGCAGTATGTTTCAATATTTTTCGTTAGATGTAGGGTTTTCTACTACCACATCACTATTTTATTTGAAATTCTTTACGTTTTATTTTTGAGGGACAATATGAAATATAGTATACGGTTTTGTGCTTTGGTTGTCTTGGCGTTACTATCTACATCTCTAATCGCTACTGCCGATGAGGAAACCGAAGAAGTTGTCAAGATGGAAGAAGTCGTAGTTACCGCCCGTAAGCGAGAACAACGCTCTGTTGAGGTGCCGCTTTCGGTTTCGAGCCTTCAGGGTGAGAAATTCAACGCCTTGCGTTCATCGGGCATGGACATCCGTTTTTTATCGAACCGCACCCCCAGTTTACAGATGGAGTCATCATTTGGACGGATTTTTCCGCGTTTTTATATTCGGGGTCTCGGTAATACGGATTTTGACCTCAACGCTTCACAGCCGGTTTCAGTCCTCTACGACGGGGTTGTGCTTGAGAATGCCTTGTTGAAAGGGTTTCCTGCTTTTGATTTAGATCGGGTCGAAGTACTACGAGGACCGCAAGGCACACTGTTTGGACGCAATACACCTGCAGGCATTGTAAAGTTTGAATCGGCACGTCCTACACAGACCTTGGAAGGGTACGGGCAGTTAAGTTACGGACGATTCAACAGTAGTAATTTTGAGGGAGCCGTGTCGGGTCCGCTCGTTCCTTCTGTGCTTTCGGCTCGGCTTTCACTCCTTGCACAGTGGCGGGACGATTGGGTGACTAACGAGCATACGGGAGAAGAGGGTGCCTTAGGCGGGCATCGGGATTTGGCTGGACGTCTACAATTGTTGTGGACACCTATGCCGGAACTCGAAGCATGGCTGAAGTTCCACGCCCGCGATCTCAATGGCACTGCGCGCCTGTTCCGCGCCAATATTTTGAAAAAGGGAGCGGAAGGTCTGGTGCCGGATTTCGCCCGCGACCGCATCGCTCACGATGGCAGCAACGAACAGACGTTGCGCACGCGCGGCTTGGTAGTCGAAGTTCGCTATAATATTGGGGACTTCCAACTCGTTTCACTGACGGGCGCGGAACAACTCACCAACTTCTCGCGCGGAGACATCGATGGTGGATACGGTGCTGTGTTCAGTCCCCCGAGTGGTCCCGGCGAGATCCCTTTCCCTTCTGAAACGGCATCCGGTATCCCGGCGCATCACCAATTCAGTCAAGAAATCCGTTTGATGAGTCCGTCCGCGCGTCGTCTCGCCTATCAGTTCGGGTTGTACTATTTTCGTGAGTTCGTGGAGATGGAAGATTTCAACTACGATACCCTAGCGGGTGGCGCTTCGGACGGAATGGTCCGTCAAGAACAAGAAGCTACAGCACGGGCAGTATTTGCGGCACTGACTTTCCAATGCCTCGATGATCTGGAATTGGGTGCCGGCATCCGACTGTCTGACGATGCGAAGGACTACACAGCATGGCGCGAAAAAGCCCCCGCTGTTACGGGGGCGGGTCTCCTCGGTCCGATCCACCAGAATCCACAGGACACAGTATGGAGCGGGG
Coding sequences:
- a CDS encoding ThuA domain-containing protein encodes the protein MNLARSLIVKEFFMNILMLRHSAGFEHTYLPHAEVTLKEIGAANGWNVTTTHRCDRITAENLENQDILAFATTGNLPFDDAQKEALLSFVRNGKAFFGIHNATDTCYDWPEYGEMLGGYFAGHPWHEEVNVIVEDGNHPATRMLDSNFKVVDEIYTFKDWDRSKTRVLMRLDNDSIDLSRGNREDHDYALGWCHTYGKGRVMYTALGHPDSLWSEKWFHEHIIGCLKWAGGLED
- a CDS encoding Gfo/Idh/MocA family oxidoreductase, which encodes MAKIRMAQYGTKHGHARGKLQAMFVNPEVEVVGVFEPDAQQREKLQADGGTFADVHWFASAAEMLDDDSIVAVASEGNNAESLDQTEQIVNAGKHVWYDKPAGENWEQWQRVINTAQEKSLHVQMGYMLRYHSAFKQVAEWVKSGFLGDVFSVRAHMSTNIPHESRARISQHVGGIFFDLGGHVLDQVLWLLGRPEKVTSFLRNDGGSLEPFKDNTLTVYEFEKAVAFISISALEPRPVARRFEVYGSKGSAIIIEPFEPGLNIRLCLEEAKDGYSQGEQIVEIDGESRQRTYELELDAFLATIAGTQSPDRPVSHELLVQETLLRATGAISG
- a CDS encoding TonB-dependent receptor, which produces MKYSIRFCALVVLALLSTSLIATADEETEEVVKMEEVVVTARKREQRSVEVPLSVSSLQGEKFNALRSSGMDIRFLSNRTPSLQMESSFGRIFPRFYIRGLGNTDFDLNASQPVSVLYDGVVLENALLKGFPAFDLDRVEVLRGPQGTLFGRNTPAGIVKFESARPTQTLEGYGQLSYGRFNSSNFEGAVSGPLVPSVLSARLSLLAQWRDDWVTNEHTGEEGALGGHRDLAGRLQLLWTPMPELEAWLKFHARDLNGTARLFRANILKKGAEGLVPDFARDRIAHDGSNEQTLRTRGLVVEVRYNIGDFQLVSLTGAEQLTNFSRGDIDGGYGAVFSPPSGPGEIPFPSETASGIPAHHQFSQEIRLMSPSARRLAYQFGLYYFREFVEMEDFNYDTLAGGASDGMVRQEQEATARAVFAALTFQCLDDLELGAGIRLSDDAKDYTAWREKAPAVTGAGLLGPIHQNPQDTVWSGDLSLRYQAAPGVQTYLRAARGFRAPSIQGRLLFGDVVTVADTETILSFEGGTKLRLWEQRLHLNMAVFHYFMQDQQLTAVGGAANFNRLVNADSTIGRGIEAELMFLPMTTLEVSVGLSYNQTRIDDPNLAIQGCGAPCTVLDPRASAQGTFSINGNSLPQAPSWIADVSFRYILPLPGGARLVASTDWAYRSRVRFFLYESVEFADAWLLEGGLRLAYLFPNADIEVALIGRNILNDTSPTGGIDFNNLTGFVNEPRFWSMELVRRF
- a CDS encoding Mrp/NBP35 family ATP-binding protein, with the protein product MRFLKKGDKKMPKSPSDTATKAHPDLKVVTGAQISGRQPQQPTSPQQQPQQQNITLPNIKYKIAVASGKGGVGKSTVATNLAISLATTGATVGLLDADAYGPSIPTMMGIQEQPKTSPERKIIPLVRHDIKLMSIGFMVPEEQAMIWRGPMLHGAIRQLLSDVDWGELDYLIIDLPPGTGDVALSLTQALPLTGALIVTTPQDVALADVRRGVAMFERLSVPILGIIENMSYFLCPHCNEKTEIFRADGGKNTSERFGVAFLGQIPLDAEVCTAGDIGVPIVAGHPESPQSEAFGAVASELTTVLEESGEEDELTIL